One Rhipicephalus microplus isolate Deutch F79 chromosome 4, USDA_Rmic, whole genome shotgun sequence genomic window carries:
- the LOC119172019 gene encoding adenosine 5'-monophosphoramidase HINT1 yields MASEVQRAQLASETEDTIFGKIVRGDIPTQFIYEDDKCVAFHDINPQAPVHFLVIPRKPIPQLSKATEDDKALLGHILFVAQQVAKEQKLDKGFRIVINDGPQGCQSVYHVHIHVLGGRQLGWPPG; encoded by the exons ATGGCTAGCGAAGTTCAAAGAGCGCAGCTAGCAAGTGAAACAGAAGACACCATCTTTGGTAAAATTGTGAGAGGTGACATACCTACCCAGTTTATTTACGAAGATGACAAG tgtgtagCTTTCCACGATATCAACCCCCAGGCCCCTGTGCATTTTTTGGTGATCCCAAGGAAGCCGATTCCGCAGCTTTCCAAGGCAACAGAGGATGATAAGGCT CTTCTAGGCCACATTTTGTTCGTGGCGCAGCAAGTGGCCAAGGAACAAAAACTGGACAAGGGTTTCCGCATTGTGATCAACGACGGTCCTCAGGGTTGCCAGTCCGTCTATCATGTCCACATTCACGTTCTCGGTGGACGTCAGCTTGGCTGGCCTCCAGGCTAA